A portion of the Pomacea canaliculata isolate SZHN2017 linkage group LG13, ASM307304v1, whole genome shotgun sequence genome contains these proteins:
- the LOC112554285 gene encoding sorbitol dehydrogenase-like: MADSNLCAVVYGKRDLRVESRAVPQAGLGELQIKVRAVGICGSDVSLWKNAAIGQFPLKDPLVVGHEPCGTVAGVGPGVTGFAVGDFVAMNPNITCGACGACREGRQNLCDCGIIMATPPTNGSIANFIVWPSRLCYKLPPSVTPNEGAFIQPIALAVHGCQRAGIKPGHRVLICGAGPLGMAMAMVARVSGASKLCITDINEARLQFLANITKCSIVHVQGEPPEDTAERVRKELAGFADVTLECSAAPTSIATAINATKSGGCVLIAGISPDAETRIPLRSAMTREVDVKGMFRFANEYETAVELISSRVIDVRPLVTHTFQLENVTEAFEAAAKGEGGKIVILCSKE, from the exons ATGGCGGACAGCAACCTGTGTGCAGTGGTGTACGGCAAGAGGGACCTGCgagtg GAAAGCAGGGCAGTGCCCCAGGCCGGCCTCGGAG aaCTGCAGATAAAAGTGAGAGCTGTAGGTATTTGTGGTTCGGATGTGTCACTATGGAAGAACGCAGCCATTGGTCAGTTCCCTCTGAAGGACCCCTTGGTGGTAGGTCACGAACCCTGCGGGACGGTGGCTGGTGTGGGTCCTGGGGTCACGGGCTTCGCTGTCG GGGACTTTGTCGCCATGAACCCAAACATCACGTGCGGCGCCTGTGGGGCCTGTCGGGAGGGGCGCCAGAATCTCTGTGATTGCGGCATCATCATGGCCACCCCACCGACCAATGGCAGCATCGCAAACTTCATCGTTTGGCCCTCTCGTCTGTGCTACAA GTTGCCTCCCAGCGTCACCCCTAACGAAGGCGCTTTTATTCAGCCCATAGCTTTGGCAGTGCACGGATGTCAAAGGGCAGGAATCAAACCGGGTCATCGTGTCCTAATTTGTGGGGCAG GCCCCCTGGGGATGGCCATGGCGATGGTTGCCCGCGTGAGCGGAGCTTCCAAACTGTGCATTACAG ACATCAACGAAGCAAGACTCCAATTTCTGGCAAATATTACCAAGTGCTCTATAGTACACGTGCAAGGAGAGCCTCCAGAAGACACCGCAGAGCGCGTGAGGAAGGAGCTGGCAGGGTTCGCTGACGTCACCTTAGAGTGCAGCGCCGCCCCTACTTCAATCGCAACCGCCATTAAC GCCACAAAGTCAGGAGGCTGTGTGTTGATAGCGGGTATCAGTCCAGATGCGGAGACCAGGATTCCCCTGCGGTCCGCCATGACAAGGGAAGTGGACGTCAAGGGAATGTTTCGATTTGCCAACGA GTACGAAACGGCTGTGGAGCTGATCAGCTCGAGGGTGATTGATGTCAGACCGTTAGTGACGCACACCTTTCAGCTAGAAAACGTCACTGAAGCCTTCGAGGCTGCCGCCAAGGGAGAAGGTGGGAAGATTGTGATCCTCTGTTCCAAAGAGTGA